DNA sequence from the Alosa sapidissima isolate fAloSap1 chromosome 13, fAloSap1.pri, whole genome shotgun sequence genome:
CTTACCTTACGCACTGagaaccacaggctcagtccctgcttcagtcattgcaagcgcacctgattgattattcaccactatgtggatactgttttttagaattgattttgattaagttttatttagtataatttgtatatttagtatattcagtatattctttatcttctacagtctttatcgcttagttgtgtttttatattatatacttttaattactttttctgctgttattgaatgtgtgtgtgtgttgtctgtatgctactgtgaccttgaatttcccctagggatcaataaagtatatctatctatctatttatctatctatctatctatctgaaggAGTGCTTGTCTTTTGAGACACAGGAATTTGTTTTGGAGGCATCAGAACACAGCGAACAACAAGCTAAGCATTCCCAACCACATTTGGACAAAATGGTCCCATAGTGGTCTTCAATGTACACAGTAATACCGTCAAAACTACCCTGCAGAGGAAGTGTAGAAGTGTGCCCAGAAAGGGGAACTTACCCAGGAAGGTGAACCTGGCAAAGAAGGAGGCCGAGCGGAAgttgaggagggggaagagcagCACAATGAGGTAGAGGGGGATGGTGTTGGTCTTACTCCACCAGTGGTCAAACACAGCCGTGGACCTGTTCCCACTTCCTTGCAGCTGGACAGTGGCATTGCCACCATGATCAGTATCAGGGAATGGACATATGActagaaagggggggggggggggttgaaaggTGAACAAGCAAAGAAATGCTATACCTCAACACATCAGTCCAAGCAGTATAAATGAATTAGATCTAGTCTGTTGaagacataaataaatatgcTGTACATGCCGTCTAGTCATCTCTGATATTCATTCACTACAGACATGGACAACAGATATTTTGGATAGACAATGAGAGGGATGCCGTGAGAAACATAATCTACTCAGCGGTCATGTACGGCTTAAAAAAGGGAATTTCTTACCTCTTTCAGATCCATTTGTACCAAACTCATGATCTGACATGTTAACATGATGGACATAGTCTATAAGGAAAGagaatatataataatatagcaTTCAAACTCAGAGACCGAGACATCAAATGTAATGGACTCGGTCAAGGCTACTTACTGTAGATGAATTTGCCCGTGTTGAACAGGAAGTTAGACATGAGCACCCAATAGACCACCATCGCACCAATTAATGACACCATTGAGAAGATCAGGCTCAACCACTTTCCAAATGACCCAAAATAATATCTACATACATCTGGAAACTCCCAGTCCGAAGTGTCAATGTATGCTGAAGGACAAAACAACGAGAAAAACATTCATTTCCTGAGCATGCAAATTCATGTAAACAGCATTTTCTGATTGCCTTAACCCAAATAAGAGGCTCAATGTTAAACCATGTAGAACAGTGTTGAATCTAATATTTGGACAAGTGATCTCAGATAAGTATGCTTCTCTGCAATCGattctggggggggggtctatggTTTTGCCGTGAGTCAGTGCTCTAGGCTGTAGGTCCGATGTGTGAACAGTTGCATCTCATTGTCAAATGGGCCTCTCCCGTCCCTGCACTTGCGGTCCGAGCCTAATAAATTGCTGTGCACGCTCTGCATACCTACATACTCTGCGTGCTCGAAAACGTGACAGCAAGGAAACAACAAATGGACGCCCTTAGCGGGACATGTGCCAGTGTAACGACTGTCAGTGGTCACCTGCACAAGAGGTTTACAAGCTTTTGAATAAAAGCGTATAAGTCGACAAGACCTACACAAGAAGACAACATTTGAACActtcaagattcaagattcgAGATACAGTATGTAGTTGTAAGCTAACTTTAGAGCTAAATTAGAACTGTTAAAGTCCTGATTATTATACAAGGGTTTACTTCTGAGTGTGAGATCAGAGTCAGTAGTGAGAAGTGAAATTTAGAATAGGAAGCTGCAATGTACAGTTGGAAGAGCTGTAATTCTAAAACCTGTacttcttgaaaaaaaaaacacctgtaGTTCTTGAAAAGCTACAAGCTCGCAGACTTACGTATAGATTTGGTTGACTTTAGCACCCTGTAACAGCAATATAAGGTGAGGAACCCCATTGCGATTAGAATGATAATCCCAAGTGTGAATCCCGCCTAGAACAACAACACGTTTAGCCAATTATGGAAGATAATTGCACATTGCTCCTTTAGATATCTACATCTATGTGGCAACTGAACTGAATTCAACCCATTTTTACATATTATCAATTATTTATTATGAATTATTCATAATATGTTATGGTACTAAAATGTGCATACAATGCACATGGAAATACCTGCTTAATTCCCCATGGTATGCTAAGTATTGACGTTCCCATCATTGTGTTCCAAATGGCAAAACTATAAAGGAAATATATGACATGAcataaaaaacaataataaaatctTGAGTCTATGTACACTTGTAAACATTACTGCAATCTTGGATGATAGAATATTTTTTCCTTTCATTTTTACATACAGCTGCTCATAAGACACTGAAGTTAAAGGAGGGAAAAATGGCAACGTCACTTGCTTTTGTCAACCAGGTATTCACACTAAAATGTATAGAGTGGCGATACATACATGGTGACAATACTAGGATTTTTGGTGGCGCCATCTTTTCCCTGTACTTTGAATGCAGTCCCCAGCGGGCTGTAAACGTAGATATCCTCAGGAGGTGGGATCACATGGTCTGGAGGAGCCTTACACAAGACAGTCCAGACGTAAACAAAACATACAGATTGAAAACATGGGTCAATACTTCTCAGAGTGATGTCAGTGGGTTGTTGTGTGTTCAGAATGTCATTCCGAGCAGAAAGCACTTCAGAATGTAGAATTCAAAATAGAATGCTATGAACATTCCACTGTGAAATTATGCTGATCAAGCACGAAAAGCAACATGCCATAAACACATCATGGCCAATGGCAAATAGCTGAGCAAACAGAACAAATGGAGGCTATCGGATGACTGTGTAATATGGCAAAGTAAAACCATTCTGCACGGTCCTCAGACATATAAAGGACCTTTTGAAGAATGACTGTCAGCTTGTGTAACCCATCTGATTATTAATTTTCATCAATGAATCAGCAACTACTATGAAACTGACCATCTATGGTGGACAATGCCACCTTTGTTGCAATATAATGATGCACTATTTTTTGAATACATTAAATATACACTCATAACTTGATAAATGAGACAGTCAATAAATGAATGCAAATCTGATGGGGGTTTTTACCAGTAATCTGTCAGATGATCCGGTAAGACGCCCATAGTAATGTATTCTACTGCTCAAGATAGAAGCCTCGGAAGACACTCGCTCCGTGGCATCATCAACAATATTCTTGGGCTCTACATGAAAGGgcctacagacacaaacaggccTTCATAAAGTCAAAAATATCACATACAtaccacacactacacaaaacaCTCCTTAGCATCATGTGAGCACACACTTGGTGCCTGTAGTTTTCAGTACAGAGGTGTTAAAGGACAAGTTTCATTGCACACAGCTGCACGTGCGTGAAAGGCTTCTGAGAAAACCTTAGCCTAAGTATTCTAAGTAGCTGTGGCGCCAGGGCAGGACTCGGACCCAGACAGAGCCGGACATCCCGgttccagaaagtaaaagtcctgccatatattatttctacctgtgcacttaacacaggtgatatcACTAATTATCTGATCTACCTGCCTGCTAATTAGGATGAGCTGGTTTACTGAATGGTTGGATGAAATacttggcaggacttttactttctgaacccGGGATGTCCGCCTCTGGACCTAGAGCAGGGTGGGGCTCTGTTTTGGAAACCCACAAATTACTCCAACACTTGGGCAGTGTTTGTGAAATACCAAACTGGATTAATTCAGGCATGCTTGCTACTGATGAACCAATGATACGCAGGGAAAGGTAAACAGCTACAGGGAACAAACCCATAACCCGCTGCCTGTTTCATTTTAGGATAAATGGAAGAGAAATGGCTGTCTGCTACCATTGAACCAAATatcgatatatatatatatagtcaaAATTGTTTATACTTTAACACATTTGGCAAGCATTGAACGATCATAACAGGGAATGTTAGTAGATGGACAAGCTCAGTCAAAATTACATAATAGAATGCCATTTAGGTAGTAAAGCCAATGAACCTATTACAAAAGTCAGACTGGATTTTATGTACCTGATTTAGTTTCTGACCTCAGCTTAAATAACAGTTAACAATTAACTTTGTCACATTATTGGTGTACCTTACAGTGGCAGTTATAGTTCTAACAACGCAGTAAAAGGATACAGATAAAAGACAAGAGTATTGATGACCTTAACTGAGTCACAAAATGCAAAAGGTCTACCTCAAATTATTGTTTGAAATAATCAATCTGATTGATTATTGGTCAAAACTGCAACATAGGTATCTCCGCAGATTACATTAAACAGTGGTTGTACCTTCTTCCTCTTGGCTCAAGTGAATCTATGGAAGCTTCCCTTCCTAGCATGGACCCCAGTAGTGGTTTTGAATCGTCCTCCATATCTTCAGAGAGCTAGCCACTTCACCTCATATGGACAACCTGCAGATGTTAATAAAGAGATCAGCTTAAGACTCCATGAACTTCAGCTGCTTAGTGCATTGTTCAACAACCCCAGGGCCACAGGCTAAGGCTCTGGAGATACACAAGAATACCATCAAGATGTAATGGTCCATGTTCAGACATGTGATTAATTGAGGGAAGACCAAAGGTTAACTCACATCCACATTCTAACATTAGAGCAAAACAACATAGCTACCACGGTTGTTtcataagtaaataaatatgtacGTGTACATTTGTAACATTGTGCTGCATTATAAATGAGGCAAACCTCTTTTTGAGCCAATAAGTAGATTATTATACGTCTACATGGAAGTTTGTGTAGCCAACAAGTTATGAAGTTGCGCTGAAACATTCACATTCATCGAACTCCTACCCAGAGCGTTTACTCCCCTTCGCAGGAACGAAATGAATTAAAGCAGTTCAATTGTCTTTTTAATTGTTCAGTTACTAAATCGATCAAGATTTTCATACGCGtctatttctttctttaacCGGTTTATGGTTATGAATGTGGCTTGCTGACAGTTCCTGAAGTGAGGTTGTCACCTCCACAAAAGTTAGTGTTTTCTAACAAGTTTGCTACAATGCCAATAAACTATTTGTTTTATGAAACCAACAAATCTGAACAGTAAACTTCAACTAATATCACCCAGAGAATCTTACAATATGGGAAGTGTCAGCATGCCTTTAACCTAAGCTCTCAACATTTCATCAAGCTAACTGTTTAGCTATTTAGCACACTAAATGCCAGCCGGCTTAATGAGGTGCCACGAAAGGTCTGACTCCTACCTAATGTTAGAGACATATAATCTTCCCCACGTAACAAAAATACGACAACTTACATTAAAAACTTAAAAAGTTACCATCACTCACACGAGAAGCACACCCTGCGCCGAAAGGTAGCTATGCAGAACAGCACGGTTTTGAACAAGATCTACGGGTACGTCAATAGCTCATGCAGGGGGAGGTTTTATTGGATCTGTAGTGCTTACTTCATCGCGTCCATGTGTGCTTGAGGTACACAAAACTACAATACCCACAATTCAACGCTGAGAAAGTCATCTGATTTCCCAACGTCAGAAGGTTTGTGATGAAGTTGTTGATACCTGATGCTCTTTGGAAATCCCAAATTCCTTAGGCTAACTGGGGACTGGGGCTGAGCATCTAAGAGAGAAACAATATAACATTTACAGTTGCATTTATTAATTAAGCATAATTTGGACATATTGGGTAACAATAGGCTACTCGtaccagaggatgagagtgcatACGTTTAAATAATAGTTAAAGTAGTGTAGTCAAAGTAGGTAGTgatagaaagaggaagaggtagaggggtgtagtagcctactcagcaggagatctatgtgaaaactcgccagATGCCGCATTGTCATGTTATTTGGGCAGTTAGGAGCTGCTTCAAGTGCCAGTGTGAATGCGGCATAAGAAGCCATACTAGAAGACCCGACCAACCCTTCCGAAAATACCCTATCTCCTCCTCTCGACATATCTAACAACCCAACAAAAcacccatagatattagaaagatatgggggcaaacaccttactgtcATGGCCAACACTTGCTGGCAATCAGACACCTGATTTCCAATCAGAGACCGTTTctcattggcctccagtgatgtTGCCCCCACAATGAGGCGCTATAAAACCTAaattctggagcccaatgcggtatctatctttctaatatctataaacacacatgcacgcacttcATTTCTACTCTCCTTCTACTACAGGGCGAGAGCAGATGTTAGTTGGAGGAACGCAGTGATCGAGGGGCTATAGAGGAGAGCAGTTTCTGAAGCAGTGAGCAAAGCGGGAGACTGACGACCCATTCACGTGGGCTACACATTAGGCGAGTCCCACTCTTTGAAAATGTGGCTAATGAACCTATTGCTCCCACACGGCCGAAATATGATGAAACGtgattaaatatatatatataaatccaGACTAAAAAAAGTGCTGTTCTGGGGAAAAACAGAATATCTGGTTAAACTTGTAGGGAGGCAGtatttaacaacaacaacaagaataATACACTTATTTTATTGGTTTATATCTCTCCCACACAAAGTTATTGCTTTTGTTTAACTGCTTAAAATAATAATTACGATATGACCTTTGAACCTAGCTATATTAATCAATTTCCCGCCATGAGTTTAGTTTCCACCTGGTAACTTACGTAGTTCCTTCCTTTCAGTTGATCGCAGAGCTGGTAGCGGCCACGCCAGGAGATCCTCGCCCAAAGTAACCGGCAAGTTTTACAGAAAAACGTATGTACGCCACGATGCTCGATAATAATGACGTTAAATACATATCCAAGTGTCGTGCATTATATAATTGTAATAGCTGATATGACTGCATGCTATTTCACATATGCAACTGTGGAGAATTAATGCATGCAAGGCTTGCTTGCAAGATGCCACGTGGTTAGCTTAAACTGTGCTGTTAACTCGTGGTAGTCAATGactagctagcagctaacaGTAATGAGATTTGGTCAGTCAACCTTGTAGATTTGTAGATATAAAGGCTAGGGTATATTACTCCGAATTCCATGCAATGCTGTTAAGATTATTTAAAGTAACGTTAGTATTATCTGAAATCGCCCTCGAGGTTATATAAAGTGGAATTGGCATTAACAGCAGTACTTCACTGTAACGATATGCTAATGTGAGGTTACCATTAAAGTCAAATAGCTGGGCCACATGTTGGTCAACATTGAACTTGTGATTGTTGGTTAGCAATGCGTTCAAATCGTAGTAATTGTAAACGTTACCATTAATCAATTCAGTGTTAAACTATTTGGATAAAATCAACACCTAAGTGATAACTATGCCATTTCAAATCCCCCACGCAAGATTCTACTTACAGTTAAGTGTCCCAAATTCCCCATGCAAAGTTGTACTTGTAATTGTTATGTCCCTTAATTGTGCACATGCTAAAAACCACCTATTTAACAGGTGGTTAATACTTGTTGTGAGCATAAGAAGTTTGCCGCTCGAAAAGTAATTTGTGTTGGTACAAACGTATAATTCAAAGCGAGAAAAAAATGGCAGGGCGACCACTTTCTCCAGAGAATATTGTGGCTAGCTGCTAAATGGCAATATCTCGAATGGACGACACATTAAGAAACAGGAATGGACTGTCGTGCATTTTATATCTCAAATGTCGACTCATCGGCCATAGATGAAGGATGTTAAACAACCAAAGGATATGGTACGGTTACACACTGGTCGTCTACGAGTGATTTCACGCTAGGTTTTTCACGAACGTGCGGTGTAGTGTCAGGAGAGGTGTGGCGCTTTTCCAGCCGCACCCCGACCGAGTCACGAACGGCTCTTCTCATCGGGCGTCCCGGCTACTCTAGACCAACCGAAGCACttaaggcttctacatacctgacgcacccgaccggtagcgcgacaatgtgacgtcaaaatgacgtagatctctctggcgcgcaagggttttggccgtgtagcgcgaggtagcgcaccactcattttttttcagacgagcgcgacaaggcggaaacaggaagatggactagttcgagggcaagcgagttgcagtgttttgttacagtcgtgaatttttaatagtttgctggataagttaacagttaccagtgagagttgcaacacatggaattaagaggaaagaatagaaacgatttattttcaaacaaaggatatctattaaggcctgaacaaaatctctttccacttcaggaaattacacaaactcagccagctgctagctagctagctagctaactaaactgtttaaattattaaaatttccctcaggatgactaaagtacctatctatatatccatctatctatctatctatctatctatctacctgtgcacacaccttggaaactacatgataatgatgatggtagttgtgaatagtagcaaccaaagtctgaagtaccatcacagaggctagctactggtgtttcttactgcagcttcttctgctgtgtaagtagttaatgttagtcttttcacaacagcgacacctctgttcaggagaatattgcaactagtgttgcgaccaccacgcgcgagtataaatggttacgacgcttctgtgacgtcacattgtcgcgctactggtcgggtgcgtcgagtatgtgggacgttttagGTGCATGGGTATCGCTACATTTGGGAGGGATTCTGACTTAATGCGTTCAGTCCAGCCCGCAGATGGTAGCTTTGCATCAGCGGCTCCTAAGCCAAGAGCACGAACCAAATGTCCGAACCTGCTGTTACATTCGCACAATTACTATTGCAACCACACATTATCGGTAGGGTAAAAACTAACCTGTCTCGCGAAGGTTAAGCACACTTGGCAGTAGGCAGGGTCAGCGCAAGAGAgcaaaagggtgtgtgtgtgtgggggggggtgcacctcactttttattagttatttttttccaaaaataGCATATAATAAAGAGCATTATTCGAGCCTTTTGTATAACTGAAACAATATGATCATGGGGGAAAATAGTGCAAGAACATAGCGGTCATAGTCTAGCATTTAATAGACTagcgttgcataggctacaatacaagtaaGTGGGCTATAATGGACTCTCCACtagcaggcctaggctacagctgaGTGCAAAATCTCACCATCAGGTGTCTCTTCATTCATTTGCGAGATCTTGTAAGATCCTGCTCAAAAGCAAATTGCACATACTGATAATGTTACAACAATGCGCAACATTGCATGTAGACTATGTAATCGCTCAACATGTTCTTTAAAGTACAGAACAAATTCCAACAGTCACAAAGTGGGTAGTTAGATGCACCAAATGTGACAAAGTTTAAGAGCGAACAGGACACTCGACATGGCTTTtagtattttgtgctgctctgactCCACTTTTATTGACTGTTAGTCTACTGTTTTTGAGTTTGGAGATTTTGTGCAGTACAGTTTTGCAACAGGCTACTAATGCAGACTCCACAACTGTCACATTTCCCAGCCAAGTCCATGATGACTTTGTCACTGCATCCAAAAATGTCTCCCTCTGGATAAAGTTGTGTTGCGCTCACTAAAGCGCGATTCAACCTCccctatgtagcctacatgatcCAAAGCACTATACGCCTCTAAGTTGCTCGATTTTCATTAGCACTGGACAATATTGGAAAATATAGGAAATGCAACATGTCAGTTTGGCCCTTTTATTTATGGTTTCTGTAATTTATTTATCTACAGCTCATGCATTCACAGCACCTCAGTGAGCCTCCTCTGACAACTTGGGTCATCCTGCGGTCAGAAATGTTGTTCACCTCGACTCACCTTGTGAGGCCTGCTACTGAAGTTCTTATGCAGCAGTGTCAAAAAATCCTACTGGTTGAGATTTATGCTCATTTGGCGTTGCAGGAGTGATGGTAAATGTATCTGACACTCAGCGCACAACGGTGTCCGAGTGTGCAGAATCCCTCTTCATCGTGCAGTTTGTGCACAGAATCAACAGTAGCATAGTTGACACAACTGTCTGTCATGTTTAATTTTGAGTAGGCCAAGTGTTCAACATCAGTTTTCAATATGGATTTAATTTTACCC
Encoded proteins:
- the slc38a9 gene encoding sodium-coupled neutral amino acid transporter 9, translating into MEDDSKPLLGSMLGREASIDSLEPRGRRPFHVEPKNIVDDATERVSSEASILSSRIHYYGRLTGSSDRLLAPPDHVIPPPEDIYVYSPLGTAFKVQGKDGATKNPSIVTIFAIWNTMMGTSILSIPWGIKQAGFTLGIIILIAMGFLTLYCCYRVLKSTKSIPYIDTSDWEFPDVCRYYFGSFGKWLSLIFSMVSLIGAMVVYWVLMSNFLFNTGKFIYNYVHHVNMSDHEFGTNGSERVICPFPDTDHGGNATVQLQGSGNRSTAVFDHWWSKTNTIPLYLIVLLFPLLNFRSASFFARFTFLGTISVVYLIGLVTLKAIRLGFHLEFHWFEPTKAFVPEFRVLFPQLTGILTLAFFIHNCIITLMKSNKHQQNNVRDLSVAYLLVGLTYLYVGILIFASFPSPELSKECIEPNFLDNFPSSDVWVFVARSFLLFQMTTVYPMLGYLVRVQVMSQVFGSNYPGFFHVFVLNVIIVGSGVLMAKFYPNIGSIIRFSGAMCGLALVFVLPSLIHMIALKRRGELRWPSALFHSLLILLGVANLVGQFFM